A region from the Candidatus Binatia bacterium genome encodes:
- a CDS encoding GMC family oxidoreductase, whose protein sequence is MDAKFDAVVIGSGVTGGWAAKELTERGLTVLMLERGRPIEHSRDYTGEHENPWEEKFRGQGDRKKFESDYPMASANYSFKEGNVHFWTNEKENPYVSDPERPFHWYRGGGLGGRSLLWGRQVYRWSDLDFEANAKDGHGVDWPIRYADVEPWYDHVEKFIGVSGQAEGLPHLPDGQFQKPMELNCVEAHAREKIAEKFPGRVLTIGRTAVLTEPLNGRAACHYCGPCHMGCSTGSYFSTQSSTLPAAEATGRLTVRTDTVVEGIDYDPAAKRATGVRVIDAKTGEKETISARVIFVCASTIGSTQVLLNSKSEQMPNGLANSSGVLGKYLMDHHLGLSAIGIMPGFDQKETFGNRPNGVYVARFKNLGDDASKAPFLRGYGYQGRAMRTGWSMGNMTPGFGKDLKNALRKPGPWMFALSGFGECLPDENNQVTLDGSKVDRFGIPQVKVSFAFDENAKKMREDAATEAAAMIQASGGAVLMKMADMSPGGDGIHEMGTARMGRDPKTSVLNAHNQAHDVPNLFVTDGSGMTSSACQNPSLTYMALTARACAYATDEMKSGAI, encoded by the coding sequence GTGGACGCCAAGTTCGATGCCGTCGTAATTGGTTCGGGTGTGACGGGCGGCTGGGCCGCGAAAGAGCTCACGGAGCGTGGGCTCACCGTTCTCATGCTCGAGCGCGGGCGCCCGATCGAGCACAGTCGGGACTACACGGGCGAGCACGAGAATCCCTGGGAGGAGAAGTTCCGAGGACAGGGGGATCGCAAGAAGTTCGAGTCGGACTATCCGATGGCGAGCGCGAACTATTCGTTTAAGGAAGGCAATGTTCACTTCTGGACGAACGAGAAGGAGAACCCGTATGTCTCGGACCCGGAGCGGCCGTTCCACTGGTATCGCGGGGGCGGGCTAGGCGGGCGCTCTCTCCTTTGGGGCCGCCAAGTCTATCGCTGGAGTGATCTCGACTTCGAAGCGAACGCCAAGGACGGGCACGGTGTCGACTGGCCGATCCGCTACGCCGACGTCGAGCCCTGGTACGACCACGTCGAGAAGTTCATCGGTGTGAGCGGTCAGGCCGAGGGGCTGCCACACCTTCCCGACGGGCAGTTCCAGAAGCCGATGGAGCTGAACTGCGTCGAGGCGCACGCGCGAGAGAAGATCGCCGAGAAGTTCCCAGGTCGTGTTCTGACGATCGGGCGGACGGCGGTTCTGACCGAGCCTCTGAACGGCCGCGCGGCCTGCCACTACTGCGGCCCCTGCCACATGGGCTGCTCGACGGGCTCGTACTTCAGCACGCAGAGTTCGACGTTGCCTGCCGCCGAGGCGACGGGGCGCCTCACGGTTCGGACCGACACGGTCGTCGAAGGAATCGACTACGACCCGGCCGCGAAACGCGCGACCGGGGTCCGAGTGATCGACGCGAAGACGGGAGAGAAGGAGACGATCTCCGCACGCGTCATCTTCGTGTGCGCCTCGACGATCGGTTCGACGCAGGTCCTGCTTAACTCCAAGTCTGAGCAGATGCCCAACGGTCTCGCGAACTCGAGTGGTGTTCTCGGTAAGTATCTGATGGACCACCACCTCGGGTTGTCTGCCATCGGCATCATGCCAGGCTTCGATCAGAAGGAAACGTTTGGGAATCGTCCGAACGGCGTGTACGTCGCTCGTTTCAAGAACCTGGGCGATGACGCATCGAAGGCGCCGTTCCTTCGCGGGTACGGGTACCAGGGCCGCGCAATGCGCACGGGTTGGTCGATGGGCAACATGACCCCCGGGTTCGGCAAGGATCTGAAGAACGCGCTGCGCAAGCCGGGCCCCTGGATGTTCGCACTCTCGGGCTTCGGCGAATGTCTGCCGGATGAGAACAATCAGGTCACGCTGGACGGGTCCAAGGTGGACCGGTTCGGGATTCCGCAGGTGAAGGTGAGCTTTGCCTTCGACGAAAATGCGAAGAAGATGCGCGAGGACGCGGCGACGGAAGCCGCCGCGATGATCCAGGCGAGTGGCGGCGCCGTTCTCATGAAAATGGCGGACATGAGTCCGGGTGGCGACGGCATCCATGAGATGGGGACCGCGCGCATGGGGCGGGATCCCAAGACGTCTGTTCTCAATGCGCATAACCAGGCGCATGACGTGCCGAATCTCTTCGTGACCGACGGATCGGGTATGACGTCCTCGGCCTGCCAGAACCCGTCCCTGACCTATATGGCTTTGACGGCAAGAGCTTGTGCGTACGCGACCGACGAGATGAAGTCCGGCGCGATCTAG
- a CDS encoding TonB-dependent receptor, whose amino-acid sequence MDGWLTPRLDWSYQSLIEYAGEQVLLQQRGVNLLNARLSYGFFDDHAQVALWARNLIGEEYFNSVQPLDSVFGASTRYYAPPRTFGGELSYRF is encoded by the coding sequence ATGGACGGATGGCTCACGCCGCGTCTGGACTGGTCGTATCAGAGCCTGATCGAGTACGCGGGTGAGCAAGTGCTGCTGCAACAGCGCGGTGTGAACCTCCTAAACGCGCGCCTCTCGTACGGGTTCTTCGACGATCATGCGCAGGTTGCGCTCTGGGCCCGGAACCTGATTGGTGAAGAGTACTTCAACTCGGTTCAGCCGTTGGACTCGGTCTTCGGTGCATCGACTCGTTACTACGCACCGCCGCGCACCTTCGGTGGTGAACTCAGCTACCGCTTCTAA
- a CDS encoding FCD domain-containing protein codes for MIRGATKKPGSKKRSTARPRRSGLLEIAVEELGTRITRGDYDEGVPLPIESALCEELDVGRNVVREAVKVLAGKSLLRTGPRVGTRVRPRSDWNLLDPDVIAWTARSPKSFEPMLRDLTEVRRLFEPAAAEFAASRATRREAADLLAAVEGMEDSVEDPQKSLEADLEFHRVLLTSAHNSVLGSFQNVISALLRADFEIAMRRPGAYAASIGQHREIAEAIADRAAPRARRAAEKLIDENWQDVENVLSTKAKGGRTRARARPRRK; via the coding sequence ATGATTCGAGGCGCCACGAAGAAGCCCGGTTCCAAGAAGCGATCGACCGCCCGGCCTCGTCGCTCGGGGCTGCTGGAGATTGCCGTGGAGGAGCTGGGGACACGGATCACCCGCGGCGATTACGACGAGGGAGTCCCCCTGCCGATCGAGAGCGCGCTTTGCGAAGAGCTCGATGTCGGCCGGAACGTCGTGCGCGAAGCTGTCAAGGTGTTGGCCGGCAAGAGTCTCCTACGAACGGGGCCGCGAGTCGGGACGCGTGTGCGCCCGCGGTCCGATTGGAATCTACTCGACCCGGACGTCATCGCCTGGACCGCGCGCTCGCCGAAGTCGTTCGAGCCGATGCTGCGGGATCTCACCGAGGTCCGCCGCCTCTTCGAACCGGCGGCGGCGGAGTTCGCCGCGTCCCGGGCGACCCGGCGCGAGGCCGCCGATCTTCTGGCGGCCGTCGAGGGTATGGAGGACAGCGTCGAGGATCCCCAGAAGTCGCTCGAGGCGGACCTCGAATTCCACCGGGTTCTGCTCACCTCCGCTCACAACAGCGTTCTCGGGTCCTTCCAGAATGTGATTTCGGCGCTTCTGCGCGCGGACTTCGAGATCGCGATGCGTCGGCCTGGCGCGTACGCGGCGTCCATCGGGCAGCATCGCGAGATTGCCGAGGCCATAGCGGATCGGGCTGCGCCGCGCGCGCGCCGCGCCGCTGAGAAGTTGATTGATGAAAATTGGCAGGACGTCGAGAACGTCCTCTCTACCAAGGCAAAGGGGGGGCGCACTCGAGCCCGCGCGCGCCCCCGGCGGAAGTAG
- a CDS encoding gluconate 2-dehydrogenase subunit 3 family protein: MERRDFLAGLTALFGGAVAAPCVSFLSRADAAVGNASSPLFTPEQKETVATATELILPTTDTPGARDAGVADFIEMMLVDWYYDDERAEFMAGLARIDVVANERTGKTFVESPEADQVEVLKQLEKEGQAEMAAKGINPLVAFQKKAPAPAFFPALKQLTIVGYYTSKIGGTQELEFNPTPGRFDACVAAGANGRVWVVGF; this comes from the coding sequence ATGGAAAGACGTGACTTCCTCGCAGGTCTCACGGCCCTGTTCGGGGGTGCTGTTGCTGCGCCCTGTGTTTCGTTTCTGAGTCGGGCCGACGCCGCTGTCGGCAACGCTTCGTCGCCCCTCTTTACGCCGGAGCAGAAGGAGACCGTCGCAACCGCGACGGAGCTCATCCTCCCCACGACCGACACGCCGGGTGCGCGTGACGCGGGCGTGGCCGACTTTATCGAGATGATGCTGGTCGATTGGTACTACGACGACGAGCGGGCGGAGTTCATGGCGGGGCTGGCGCGAATCGACGTCGTCGCGAACGAGCGGACGGGCAAGACGTTCGTCGAGTCGCCCGAGGCGGACCAGGTCGAGGTGTTGAAGCAGCTCGAGAAAGAAGGTCAGGCGGAGATGGCGGCCAAGGGCATCAATCCCCTCGTCGCATTCCAGAAGAAGGCGCCGGCTCCGGCATTCTTCCCGGCGCTGAAACAGTTGACGATCGTCGGCTACTACACCTCTAAGATCGGCGGCACGCAGGAGTTGGAGTTCAACCCGACCCCAGGACGGTTCGACGCCTGCGTCGCGGCGGGAGCTAATGGCCGCGTTTGGGTCGTAGGGTTCTGA